A stretch of Trichomycterus rosablanca isolate fTriRos1 chromosome 8, fTriRos1.hap1, whole genome shotgun sequence DNA encodes these proteins:
- the slitrk2 gene encoding SLIT and NTRK-like protein 2, translating to MLNNVLLLSVLTVTGFPPRTESRKTSKDICRSRCPCEEKENALSINCENKGFTSVSSFQAPQNKMSQLFLNSNFLTRLNVNEFVNYGNVTSLHLGNNGLQEIKTGAFYGLKNLKRLHLNNNNLEIIKEDTFSGLESLEYLQADYNYISAIEAGAFNKLNKLKVLILNDNLLLSLPNNIFRFVMLTHLDLRGNRLKTLPFAGVLEHIGGIMEIQLEENPWNCTCDLLPLKAWLDTIAVFVGDVVCETPFRLHGKDVTQLIKQDLCPRRTVPVADSSPRAMQPPPPDPQHRVPVPTLRTHFSPTRAPKASRPPRMRNRPTPRVTSGRDKHVFGPIMVYQTRSPVPMMCPGICVCTSQSPDSGLNVNCQERKLHNISELQPKPSYPKKLHLTGNYLQVLYREDLTEYGTLELLHLGNNRIAVIQDGAFENLTNLRRLYLNGNYIESLSQTLFAGLQSLQYLYLEYNIIKDISPQTFNSLHNLQLLFLNNNLLRHLPDNVFGGTMLTRLNLRNNHFSHLPVVGVLDQLSAFVQIDLQENPWECTCGIVPLKNWMELSSTSVVVNEITCDSPSKHAGRLLRSLRNDAICPDNEETPAPATKAPTTITSTTEETTVTEPTLTEASQPETHPEVPLSVLILGLLVVFILSVCFGAGLFVFILKRRKAVEAVPSNVAANNLDLSSFQAHYGQYGAEPSISKREGHVYNYIPAAVGQMCPNPIYVQKEIDHVSYYRNLKELGFGATESKREELGRSPTYSVSTTDRGDENPGQRYDEPELLYQNVSERARELPNAAQFGYTFCTLPKRPLAPPYEAVGRPNRERLNKTVLYGTPRKHAEQLLPGKLKTEPDYLEVLEKHTAMSQL from the coding sequence atgttaaataaCGTCTTATTGCTGAGCGTTTTGACGGTCACCGGGTTCCCCCCGCGGACGGAGAGCCGCAAAACTTCGAAGGACATTTGCAGGAGCCGCTGTCCGTGCGAGGAGAAGGAAAACGCGTTAAGCATCAACTGCGAGAACAAAGGATTTACGAGCGTCAGTTCCTTCCAGGCGCCGCAGAATAAAATGAGCCAGCTCTTTCTCAACAGCAACTTTCTCACAAGACTCAACGTGAACGAGTTTGTCAATTACGGGAACGTCACGTCTCTGCACTTGGGCAATAACGGGCTGCAGGAGATCAAGACCGGCGCGTTCTATGGCTTGAAAAACCTCAAGCGCCTCCATCTGAACAACAACAACTTGGAGATTATAAAAGAGGACACGTTTTCTGGGTTGGAAAGTTTGGAATATCTGCAAGCCGACTATAATTACATAAGCGCCATAGAAGCGGGCGCGTTCAATAAGCTAAACAAGCTCAAAGTCCTAATCCTCAACGACAACCTTTTACTTTCCCTTCCGAACAATATTTTCCGCTTCGTGATGCTCACACACCTAGATCTGAGGGGAAACCGCCTGAAGACCCTTCCGTTCGCCGGCGTCCTGGAGCACATAGGCGGCATCATGGAGATCCAGCTTGAGGAGAACCCCTGGAACTGTACCTGCGACCTGCTTCCTCTCAAGGCCTGGCTGGACACTATCGCCGTATTCGTGGGCGACGTCGTCTGCGAGACGCCTTTCCGCTTGCACGGCAAAGACGTCACTCAGCTCATAAAGCAGGACCTGTGCCCGAGGCGTACCGTTCCGGTTGCAGATTCGAGTCCTCGCGCTATGCAGCCGCCCCCTCCTGACCCTCAGCACAGAGTTCCGGTTCCTACGTTGCGCACGCACTTCTCACCCACCAGAGCACCTAAGGCGTCACGTCCCCCGAGGATGAGGAATCGGCCTACCCCGCGCGTCACGTCCGGCCGGGACAAGCACGTATTCGGACCTATAATGGTTTATCAAACGAGGTCGCCGGTACCCATGATGTGTCCTGGTATTTGTGTCTGCACCTCACAGAGCCCGGACAGCGGACTTAACGTAAACTGCCAAGAAAGGAAGCTCCACAACATCTCAGAGCTCCAACCCAAGCCGTCATATCCCAAAAAGCTTCATTTAACTGGGAACTACTTGCAGGTTCTCTACAGGGAGGATCTGACCGAATACGGCACCTTGGAGCTCCTCCATCTCGGGAATAACCGAATAGCCGTCATCCAGGACGGCGCCTTTGAAAATCTGACCAACCTGCGCAGGCTTTACCTGAACGGGAACTATATCGAGAGTTTATCGCAGACGTTGTTTGCCGGGCTGCAGAGTTTGCAGTACCTCTATTTGGAATATAACATCATCAAGGACATCTCACCACAAACCTTTAACTCCCTGCACAACCTGCAGCTTCTCTTCCTGAACAACAACCTGCTCCGCCATCTCCCGGACAACGTCTTCGGAGGCACCATGCTCACCAGACTCAATCTCAGGAACAACCACTTCTCCCACCTGCCTGTCGTCGGCGTCCTCGACCAGCTCTCTGCTTTCGTCCAGATCGACCTCCAGGAGAACCCTTGGGAGTGTACCTGCGGCATCGTTCCTCTCAAAAACTGGATGGAGCTCTCCAGCACCAGCGTGGTGGTCAACGAAATCACCTGCGACTCGCCGTCCAAGCACGCCGGGCGCCTTTTGCGGTCGCTTCGCAATGACGCCATCTGTCCGGACAACGAGGAGACTCCGGCGCCCGCGACCAAGGCGCCGACCACCATCACCTCGACCACCGAAGAGACCACGGTCACCGAGCCGACCCTGACGGAGGCCTCGCAACCCGAGACGCACCCGGAGGTGCCGCTGTCCGTACTCATCTTGGGTCTGCTCGTCGTGTTCATTCTCTCGGTGTGTTTCGGGGCCGGCCTTTTCGTCTTCATCCTCAAGAGGCGCAAGGCGGTAGAGGCGGTCCCGTCCAACGTCGCCGCCAACAATCTGGATCTGAGCTCCTTTCAGGCGCACTATGGTCAGTACGGCGCCGAGCCAAGCATTAGCAAACGGGAGGGTCACGTGTACAACTACATCCCCGCCGCTGTCGGTCAGATGTGCCCAAATCCCATCTACGTTCAGAAGGAGATTGACCACGTGTCCTACTATCGGAACCTGAAGGAACTTGGATTCGGTGCGACGGAGAGCAAAAGGGAGGAGCTCGGGCGCAGTCCGACCTACTCCGTGAGCACCACGGACCGCGGCGACGAGAACCCCGGACAGAGGTACGACGAGCCCGAACTGCTTTACCAGAACGTTTCGGAGAGGGCACGGGAGCTCCCCAACGCTGCCCAGTTCGGCTACACCTTTTGCACTTTGCCCAAAAGGCCGTTAGCGCCGCCGTACGAGGCCGTAGGCCGTCCGAACCGGGAGCGACTGAACAAAACCGTTCTGTACGGGACGCCGAGGAAGCACGCGGAGCAACTGCTTCCTGGAAAGCTTAAAACGGAACCAGACTACCTTGAGgttctggagaaacacactGCGATGAGTCAGCTGTAA